A stretch of Triticum aestivum cultivar Chinese Spring chromosome 1D, IWGSC CS RefSeq v2.1, whole genome shotgun sequence DNA encodes these proteins:
- the LOC123169692 gene encoding CASP-like protein 1D1, whose translation MAGTVEDSGKTAPSSPAGLRGADLGLRVLLFAVSLSGLVVLVTAKQTEMVPLVLTPPFRFGPVPAQFKDSPALIYLLVALCMTSLYSLVTAASSVKSMSSSASCAKGIFVLILLDVVYAGIMASATGTAGAVAWVGLKGNSHTRWNKICNIYDKFCRHIGSATCLGLIASILLVLLVVLNAYSLYRRSR comes from the exons ATGGCCGGCACGGTGGAGGACAGCGGGAAGACggcgccgtcgtctccggccgggCTCCGCGGCGCCGACCTGGGCCTGAGGGTGCTGCTGTTCGCCGTCTCGCTGTCGGGGCTCGTCGTGCTGGTCACCGCCAAGCAGACGGAGATGGTGCCCCTGGTCCTGACGCCGCCGTTCAGATTCGGGCCGGTCCCCGCCCAGTTCAAAGACTCGCCAGCGCTCAT TTATCTTCTTGTGGCGCTGTGCATGACGAGCTTGTATAGCCTTGTGACGGCCGCCAGCTCCGTCAAGTCCATGTCAAGCTCGGCTTCCTGTGCCAAGGGGATCTTCGTCCTCATTCTGCTTGATGTG GTTTACGCGGGCATCATGGCGTCGGCGACGGGCACGGCGGGGGCCGTGGCCTGGGTGGGGCTGAAGGGCAACTCGCACACGCGGTGGAACAAGATCTGCAACATCTACGACAAGTTCTGCCGCCACATCGGCAGCGCCACCTGCCTCGGCCTCATCGCTTccatcctcctcgtcctcctcgtcgtcctcaacGCCTACTCCCTCTACCGGAGAAGCCGCTGA